The Macaca fascicularis isolate 582-1 chromosome 5, T2T-MFA8v1.1 genome segment taaatccacaTAGACACAAAGTCGATtcatggttaccagaggctggggaaaggGGGAGTGAGAAGTGACTACTACTAAGTATGGGGttctttttgggatgatgaaaatgttttgaattagTCTGTGGTGGATGGTTGAACAAccctgtaaatatactaaaaaatcactgaattaatTGTATACTTTCAAAAAGcagtaaattttatggtatgttaattacatttcaataaaaaataaaacctaatggCACACCTAGAAGAATAAAAGCAGTATTTACGTAAACAGGATAAAATTAAAAGGTGGCTTCTTCTATTTGGATGTTCAGATCTCTAGGAAGGCCagagaagttttccttgattattccctcaaatatgttttccaaacttttagaattctcttcttccttgggaacacaaattattcttaggtttggtcatttaacataatcccaaacttcttggaggcttcactcatttttttttttttaattcttttttctttgtcaggttgggttaatttgaaaacctTCTCTTCAACCTCTGAAGTTCTTTCGtttgttcaattctattgttgagactttccagtgcattttgcatttctctaagtatgtccttcatttccagacgttgagattgttttttatttatgctataaatttctctggAGATTTTTCCATCCATatcctataactttttttttttatttctttaagtttgtattcacttttctctggtgcctcttTGAGTAGCTTAGTAATTGACCTTCTGATTTCCCCTTtgtggcaattcagagatttcttcttcaTTTGGATCCactgctggtgagctagtgtgttCCTTTGGGGGTGTTAAacaaccttgttttgtcatattaccagaattgtttttctggttccttctcattggggtagactatgtcagagggaagatctagCTCAAGGGCTATTATTCACATTCTTTTGTCCCACaagggtgctcccttgatgtggtgctcttcccacttcccctagggatggggcttcctgagagccaaactgccataattgttatttcttttctgggtctagccacccagcagagctgCTGGACTCCAGGCTGGTATTGGGGAGTGTTTGTGatgagtcctgtgatgtgatctgtcttcaggtctctcagccatgggtACCAGCACTTGCTCCAGTAGAGATAGGAcaggagtgaagtggactctgtgagggtccttgtgTGTAGTTTTCTTTagtgtgttggttggcctccagccaggaggtgctGCTTTCAAGAAAGCATCAGCTGCAGTAGTTCAGTGAGGATACAAGTTTGCCCTGGGGTCACCTGCTTTTAAAAAGTGTGCTCCCTTCTAGTGTTTTCCAAAACCTTATACTAGAAGAGTTTCTAAATActttgaaagcaaaaaaaaaaaccttgaaatcaattaattatataaaattttaataagttctgggttatttttaaaaacatcctaaaaaactaaaagataagaaaactgcCACATGGTCAGAAGTCATTGCAGCTCTGAGAGGTCACATGTATTACttcattctttgaaaaaaaacacaaaaactggtCATATTGAAAATGCAAACTGAACAgagttataaataaattttaataaggtATGATGGTAGTGAAAAAACGACAATGAAAAATGAATTACTAGGTTTTACATTGAACTAAAAATTGCTTTTACTTTCTAAAATCAAGTTgcattcaaaaacaaaatcatattaCATTTAGGAATACATActtgtaataaaattattttaaagaataaaactcagaataaagttatctttattttttaaaattacaacatATGCACTTGGatttgagaaaactgaaaattaatgaaatgattCACAGCAGTCAAAGCACAGTTATACCAGTTACCTCAGGGAAAACACTTTTGGTTACTGTATATGACTTATGAAaaacttttataataatttcatgttaagtatattttataatagtaGGGGGTATTAAGTTTTATGCTGGCagaatttttcattataaaatatttgacatcCCATTATCAAAGAAAAACATGTATCCAATTTCCAAAGGCTCATGTCAAAGATAATCGCTTACTGCACATCAGCTTCCACTTACTAAAAATCTATTCTGTATCATTGTTAGATGCCTTATAAGTATTCCTCTTACATAAGCCTCAAAGCATAAGGTTAAGTATTGTACACAAAGCCAgttatacagaaaaaaacaagatcaaTCTACATCAAGTCTGCCATGCTCCCAAGTCAGTGAACCATGGTATTTTCTCCAACAGTGCATAAGAGTAACTCATAACCTAACAAATCTTGAAGTGGGTCCTATAAAACATATAGAACCTAGCTGCTGAAAAGAGCTACCTGTCTGGGCTGATATATGTGTCACCTCCAGCCCTTCTTTCCTCTAggaggttaaaaaacaaacaaacaaaaaaagtcggTTTAATCTGCTAAAGATTAtgctcacaaaaaaaaaacacagaaaagaaactgCAGTACTTCTTCCACACGTCCTCCTTATGACTTAAAAAAGCAACAGAAGGTAAGTTGATCATGATCAAAGAGCAAAATATCTAAACTCTAGCTACATATGAAACTGTAGCTCAGCTTTGGCTTTGGTAAACACTTAACAGCCATGTAGTTGGACTAAATGACTTCCATAGACAGCCTACATTTTCCAAAACCCTCAATATAAAACTGTAACATACAGAAATAATACACAGCAGCAGAATATGCACATTTTCTTGTTACATGTTCTTGAGAAAAAATTGTACCTTATTCATCCACTAAAGTACCTTAAAATATGTGATGTAgccatttactatttattaaactTTCAAATTTATGTTCTTCCATATATCACAATGGATTTGAACTGACAGAAATGAAACTTCATACTAATAACAGAAGTTACATTGGTCCAACACTGAAGTAGAGCAGATCTTGGTTAACTCTTTTTGCTTAAGTAAATCAACTGAAAAGAATGACTTAGATCAAAATTTTTATATTCCATTTGGAAATGAGAACACATCTACTTCTTAATATTCTGGAATTGATAACTCACCTGAGACCATGGTCTGTGATCTGATAACATCCAGACAAACTGAGAAACAGAAGTACACGTCCAGTCTCTTGATCAGATTTTTCACTCCCAAAGTAAATTAAGTCTTTTCCCCTAGGCAATCTAGTCCTTGATGCTTTTCTACACATTGCAGAAGATTCTGGGAGTGTTGACATAGTTCTTAAAGCTGTTCCTGTACAACAAAATGAGTGACCACAATATGCAAAAGCTGGAGAAGCACAATGCTGCTGCCAACAGACACTAGTCCTTAGTCCAACAATGTCCTTACTATAACAACCAGATGTGGAACAACTAAAGTTGGATGCTGTTTCCATTACACAAAGACTTTCAACATTTCTATGTTTCCATTCCACAGTATCTTCAATATCAGCCAAATCTTCAGCATCTAACATCCACACATAAGGAGAAGTGAAATTCTCAGAAGAAACAGGCTTAGTCCAGGGGTGTTCATTATCTATTTCTTCTCCAATGCCCTTGTTAGTTAAATCGTGCAAACAGGCATACTGCTTGGTGGACTGCATggtaatgtctttatttttccatgtagttgaaGTAATTTTGCTTGTAGATGTTTTCAAAAAGCCACTTTGATGAGATGTCAGGATTCCAAGAGCTCTGGAAATCTTCTCTAGGGCCACATCTGTGATTTTCTCACAACCAGACAGATCAAGATGCCGAAGACTCTGGCAGCAACCAAGCCAAGACCAACtataaataaaagacaagactattaatgaatattattaaatttttcaaaagcatttgaCTACATGTATGTGATTAAAACTAGAAGATTTTACATCTAATATAATCACTtaagtatttactgaatatctATTGTTAACGTACTATTCTTAACACTAGGGATACAAAAACTCAATGAGAGTAATTAGGAAGTCAGAGTATTCCTAACCTAACAGAAAGGTAGGATGTGAGAGGGGTAAGGATGGGAAGACTTAAGTTTATTACCCTAAAAGTAATCAGCAGAAGTAAGGGTGCAAACacatgaaagaaagagaataataaCTAATGGTTAATGAGGAAGATCCATAAGAAACAAGCTCTAGGAAGATAGAGGGTTAGCTTTAACCAGAGAAGAGTATACCTCTTCCTCTGCAGCAGGAAAAAAGGTGCTGATATAAATGGTTGGGTGGGAAAGAAGGAGTGAGCAAGAATACAGAGAATTGGTGGTCAAAGAGATATACTCTGGGAAGGAGGTGGCTTGAAGAAAGTTATACTATTTCAGAGTAACTGTGAAGAATCTAACAGGGAGCTTTGCCAAATGGCACTTAGAGCCcaactaaaactaaaacttctTAAAAACATATAATACCAATCTACATGGTTGCACAGCAGGGCTCAAGGGCCTAGACAAAATATAGGACTATACAGATTGTAAGATGATACAGATGGAATTTTTGGATCAGCTGGGACCCATGAACAAGAGGTGAAGAACTGGAGGGTGCTATCAAATTATAGTCAGACATGACTGATATTTGatagtaaaaaataatagtatGATTAAATTGCAATTATATAAATGAAACCTTACAAAAtagtttttcattatatttaaattgtttaaaataactaACCTGTCAAATGCAGAATCTGAAATGTCAGTCTGAGTAAGATCCAGATGCTCCAGGTTAGGACAAAGCTCTAAAATCTGCCTAACCTAAGAGGGAAAAAATTGTCACTGTGAAGATCTGCAGAACTTCAGTTAGCTAAGTAACAGATGACTATTAGTAAACATAATCTAGTTCACAAACTTTCgtgaatataaaaaaaaaaaaaaaacacttgaatagagtacaaaaaaaaaattctgggctcAAATCCCTGAcaatctttttgtgttttttttgtttgtttttttgagacagagtcttactctgtcacccaggctggagggcagtggcaggatctcggctcactgcaacctccgccttccaggttcaagcgattcttctgcctcagcctcctgagtagctgagactacaggtgtgcgccactgcacccggctaatttttgtatttttagtagagatagggtttcaccatattggccaggccggtcttgaactcctgaccttgtgatccgcccacctcagcctcccaaagtgctaggattacaggcatgagccactgcacccacccaaGAATCTGTTTTAGCAGTTATGAGACTAAACcaagaaatttacatttttaaggaaCACTCAAGATTCTGATGTAGGAAGTCATAAGATCTACTTTCATAAAACAGTGTTTTCATCTAATTTGCCCATCTTACCATGtcttacatattattttaaaaattacataaaactgGGCTTTATCACTTAACATCTGTGAAACTGAATAAAATGTTTAACCTCTTCtagtcagtttcctcatctataacataTAGGTAATGATAATTATGCTACAAAGATTGTTGTGAGAACCGCAATGAAATAATAAGTAACCTAGCAGTGTATGCCTACCCATAGGAAGGCACTCAATAATCATTTTGGGGGTTTGTTTGCCCTTAATTAAACTCAGGAATGAGCAAACCAAAGTCTTATCATGCGATTTTTCTTAATACCCAAACTAGTGTTAATTTAAACATACCATTTTGCTGGAAACTGCAGAGCTGTATGCTAATACTAAGGTTTTTACAGAAGTACCAACATATGGTAGAACGTTATGAATTAAGCCATGGAGTAaacgtttttccatttgtgcAATGCTGATAGCAATCGATTCCTCCGGAGACTCTTCTGTAACATGAATTAAAAAGTCTAAGAACTTGATAAACTGATAAtaattaagctactcaaggactCACCAAATTGTTAAATATGAAATACTTTGTGCTATCCTTATACTTTCTTATGTAAATAATCCCATTTTTAGGCAATGAGAAAGTTtcggaaaaaaatgtgaaaactaaaAAGAACAGTAAAAGTTTTCAAGAGAAAAAtatgatattaaaagaaaaatgatccaTAGTAAAACGTACTATCATTGATTCCACATAACTAAAAAGGACACAAAGCTAGAAAAGATTTGAAACTCAACTAAATTAGCCTGATCATAATGAATCAAGCAAAAGAAGGTAGTTAAGAATTTCTAAGAAGTTAAAAATGACATGGCTTTTGGTTTACTTAATAACTTCTGTAAAGCTTGGATGTTTACAACAGAATGTACTACTGTAACATCCACCATGAAAACACTATACACTCCAATtcgaaaaaaggaaaaaacaaactacactaaaaagaatgaataactGTATTGTATTGCCTTTCTCAGGATCCTATTGTTATTATTCTTACCTAAAGACCAATTTGAATGTCTTTAAACATAAAACGATTTAACAGAACAAGTTAAGGAAgtctcatttaaaacaaaactaagtATAGCAGACAAAAGGATATAAACTAAAAGAATTTGTTACTCATGGTTCCTTGTTTAGATAGTATCCTAAATTCGTCCTTTagccagacacagacacacacaaacacacacacacgaagataaaatataaggaaataaaaattactttggcCCTCACTATCTAAAGGTACACtatttattatgaaatttttaaatttttaattttttattgatatacaataattatacatattttgggggtacatgtgatactttgatacctgtatacaatgtgtgatgatcaaatcaaggtaattggaACTGTGAAATCTTTTTTAAGAAAGTTAAACATTCTATGAAAAACAATAACTTCTTAGGACAAGTAAAGACAAGGCAGCTAAACTGAAAAAAGCACTGAAGTAAATAGCAGTTTAGTCTTTAATAATCAACAGATACATTATCTAAAAAGGCTCAATCTTTATACCCTTAACTTTTCCTTTTCGGTATCAAGGAAATTGAGAGTCTTTGCTCCATCTTCAAGTATTGAGACAAATATACTGAATTTGTTAGAACCTTCAAAATTCTTACCACAGGTATTATGAATTAATTTTCCAGAATGAATAAACTGAGACTTCCTTAAGTTGACATCTAAGCAAATACCTCATTTCCTTCAGGTCTTTACTCAAATTTCTCAAAGGACTTTAACTAATCACTCAATTTAAAactacaattttaaattcttcttggcatgttttccttgttttatttttctccacaacaCTTGTCACCATCTAATACGGAATATATTTTACCTGTATTTATCGTCTGCCTCCTGTCTCTAAATTTTAAGCTCAACAAGggccagttttttctttttttttccattttgttcaccATTAGATCCTTCATACCTAAAACAATGCCTGCCACAGGTAAGCACATCACCAAATCTATCATAACTAGAATAGACCTTTTCCTTATATATGACATTTTGAATCTTTTTATCAAAATGTAGCGCATCtgcttttcataaaaataaactactttAGCCGCTGATATAACAATCTTTATACTTGCACTGTTActttccatgtttcttttttccacATTTAGTTCTTTTGCCAGATCAAACTACTTTAAGCAGGTAACTTTATAAAAAGTTCCTATAGTTTCAGTTTTACCAACTAGAAGAATGTCTCATCTGttcattttttactattttaccaTCTTTTAGTAAGTATTATCTAGAATATCCAAGACAGAATTTGTCGTCCTCCTCACACTTTCAAACAGCATCTCTCTGCACAAGTATGACAGCATTTTTCCAACATGTaccttaaagtaaaaattatgttttcttggcacaagtatacatatgtaacaaacctgtacgttatgcacatgtaccctagaacttaaagtataataataataaaaaataaatttaaaaaaaaaaattatgttttctaaattcTCTCTCGTTTGTGAATTCTTTGGAGTGGCGATTAAGTCTTATCCACCCTTGAACTCTCCCACAGTGTTTAATGAATGGCTACATTAGTTTTTGTAATCCCTTACCATTTACAaagaatatttatgtatattaccTCTTAATTCTACAATAACCTTATTAGGCAAATATTAAGACTATTTACAAATGAGTAAGTCAACTTAACAGTTTCATCCTATTTCCCTCAAGTCACATATGACTCAATAGATGCTGCACAACTGATCATCTGAAGTGGCGCTAAAATCACATTGTAAACTATAAAGCACTATAATAAACATACATTATTTCCATAAGAAAAAAAGGTACCATtttctggttttttattttaatataaaaacaagagaaataatCCTATGCACTCTTTAAAGTACTTCaaacaattaatttaaaatgttattattattccttcaaattttaaaaagtagtaggCGTAGAAACACGtttctttagaaaatacaaactacATAAATCTAATACCTAATTATTAGTACTTATTAATTATAAGtacttaatatataattattaaaacactatgtaataattttaatttcaaacaaGCTTACCAGATTCATCTATGTCAGCATCTTCATCCCACTCATGAAAAGCACGACTTTCATCTTTCCTATTTTTCACCCATTCTTCATCAGGTTCAGTATCAAGTTCAGTTGCGGGACCACTATACCAGTCACCTACACGATGAATAAACAAGTAAAAGGATCAAAATAATATCAGATTGCCTGCAATAATGGAAAACTAAGctatttacaataaaaatctcTACATAGAGACAACATCTGAGCCCTAGGCaataagcagtttttttttttaatactttaagttctacagcacatgtgcacaacatgcaggtttgttacataggtatatatgtgc includes the following:
- the FBXL5 gene encoding F-box/LRR-repeat protein 5 isoform X4 codes for the protein MAPFPEEVDVFTAPHWRMKQLVGLYCDKNEYEQLNYAKQLKERLEAFTRDFLPHMKEEEEVFQPMLMEYFTYEELKDIKKKVIAQHCSQKDTAELLRGLSLWNHAEERQKYFKYSVDEKSDKEAEVSEQSTGITHLPPEVMLSIFSYLNPQELCRCSQVSMKWSQLTKAGSLWKHLYPVHWARGDWYSGPATELDTEPDEEWVKNRKDESRAFHEWDEDADIDESEESPEESIAISIAQMEKRLLHGLIHNVLPYVGTSVKTLVLAYSSAVSSKMVRQILELCPNLEHLDLTQTDISDSAFDSWSWLGCCQSLRHLDLSGCEKITDVALEKISRALGILTSHQSGFLKTSTSKITSTTWKNKDITMQSTKQYACLHDLTNKGIGEEIDNEHPWTKPVSSENFTSPYVWMLDAEDLADIEDTVEWKHRNVESLCVMETASNFSCSTSGCYSKDIVGLRTSVCWQQHCASPAFAYCGHSFCCTGTALRTMSTLPESSAMCRKASRTRLPRGKDLIYFGSEKSDQETGRVLLFLSLSGCYQITDHGLRVLTLGGGLPYLEHLNLSGCLTITGAGLQDLVSACPSLNDEYFYYCDNINGPHADTASGCQNLQCGFRACCRSGE
- the FBXL5 gene encoding F-box/LRR-repeat protein 5 isoform X3, which produces MHEQIENEYIIGLLQQRSQTIYNVHSDNKLSEMLSLFEKGLKNVKNEYEQLNYAKQLKERLEAFTRDFLPHMKEEEEVFQPMLMEYFTYEELKDIKKKVIAQHCSQKDTAELLRGLSLWNHAEERQKYFKYSVDEKSDKEAEVSEQSTGITHLPPEVMLSIFSYLNPQELCRCSQVSMKWSQLTKAGSLWKHLYPVHWARGDWYSGPATELDTEPDEEWVKNRKDESRAFHEWDEDADIDESEESPEESIAISIAQMEKRLLHGLIHNVLPYVGTSVKTLVLAYSSAVSSKMVRQILELCPNLEHLDLTQTDISDSAFDSWSWLGCCQSLRHLDLSGCEKITDVALEKISRALGILTSHQSGFLKTSTSKITSTTWKNKDITMQSTKQYACLHDLTNKGIGEEIDNEHPWTKPVSSENFTSPYVWMLDAEDLADIEDTVEWKHRNVESLCVMETASNFSCSTSGCYSKDIVGLRTSVCWQQHCASPAFAYCGHSFCCTGTALRTMSTLPESSAMCRKASRTRLPRGKDLIYFGSEKSDQETGRVLLFLSLSGCYQITDHGLRVLTLGGGLPYLEHLNLSGCLTITGAGLQDLVSACPSLNDEYFYYCDNINGPHADTASGCQNLQCGFRACCRSGE
- the FBXL5 gene encoding F-box/LRR-repeat protein 5 isoform X2, whose amino-acid sequence is MAPFPEEVDVFTAPHWRMKQLVGLYCDKSLYATFKEFKMHEQIENEYIIGLLQQRSQTIYNVHSDNKLSEMLSLFEKGLKNVKNEYEQLNYAKQLKERLEAFTRDFLPHMKEEEEVFQPMLMEYFTYEELKDIKKKVIAQHCSQKDTAELLRGLSLWNHAEERQKYFKYSVDEKSDKEAEVSEQSTGITHLPPEVMLSIFSYLNPQELCRCSQVSMKWSQLTKAGSLWKHLYPVHWARGDWYSGPATELDTEPDEEWVKNRKDESRAFHEWDEDADIDESEESPEESIAISIAQMEKRLLHGLIHNVLPYVGTSVKTLVLAYSSAVSSKMVRQILELCPNLEHLDLTQTDISDSAFDSWSWLGCCQSLRHLDLSGCEKITDVALEKISRALGILTSHQSGFLKTSTSKITSTTWKNKDITMQSTKQYACLHDLTNKGIGEEIDNEHPWTKPVSSENFTSPYVWMLDAEDLADIEDTVEWKHRNVESLCVMETASNFSCSTSGCYSKDIVGLRTSVCWQQHCASPAFAYCGHSFCCTGTALRTMSTLPESSAMCRKASRTRLPRGKDLIYFGSEKSDQETGRVLLFLSLSGCYQITDHGLRVLTLGGGLPYLEHLNLSGCLTITGAGLQDLVSACPSLNDEYFYYCDNINGPHADTASGCQNLQCGFRACCRSGE
- the FBXL5 gene encoding F-box/LRR-repeat protein 5 isoform X1 codes for the protein MAPFPEEVDVFTAPHWRMKQLVGLYCDKLSKTNFSNNNDFRALLQSLYATFKEFKMHEQIENEYIIGLLQQRSQTIYNVHSDNKLSEMLSLFEKGLKNVKNEYEQLNYAKQLKERLEAFTRDFLPHMKEEEEVFQPMLMEYFTYEELKDIKKKVIAQHCSQKDTAELLRGLSLWNHAEERQKYFKYSVDEKSDKEAEVSEQSTGITHLPPEVMLSIFSYLNPQELCRCSQVSMKWSQLTKAGSLWKHLYPVHWARGDWYSGPATELDTEPDEEWVKNRKDESRAFHEWDEDADIDESEESPEESIAISIAQMEKRLLHGLIHNVLPYVGTSVKTLVLAYSSAVSSKMVRQILELCPNLEHLDLTQTDISDSAFDSWSWLGCCQSLRHLDLSGCEKITDVALEKISRALGILTSHQSGFLKTSTSKITSTTWKNKDITMQSTKQYACLHDLTNKGIGEEIDNEHPWTKPVSSENFTSPYVWMLDAEDLADIEDTVEWKHRNVESLCVMETASNFSCSTSGCYSKDIVGLRTSVCWQQHCASPAFAYCGHSFCCTGTALRTMSTLPESSAMCRKASRTRLPRGKDLIYFGSEKSDQETGRVLLFLSLSGCYQITDHGLRVLTLGGGLPYLEHLNLSGCLTITGAGLQDLVSACPSLNDEYFYYCDNINGPHADTASGCQNLQCGFRACCRSGE